One genomic window of Candidatus Nitrospira nitrosa includes the following:
- a CDS encoding NADH-quinone oxidoreductase subunit B, translated as MTEWRNGRLEGVRVTEGGDGPLTAVVGQSVLFAKLQDLLAWGRKSSLWPLNFGLSCCFVEMATSFTSVYDVARFGAEVARGSPRQADVLVVSGTVFLKVAPVIKQLYEQMLEPRWVISMGSCSNSGGMFDAYSVVQGVDKFIPVDVYMPGCPPPPHAFMECLLLLQNMVGSERRPLGWWFGPQDVQKPIMPSMRDEKRAERMSQREYPGVDVLPRTDILSSHFAGQPNGLSKPKP; from the coding sequence ATGACCGAGTGGCGTAACGGACGACTGGAAGGTGTGCGGGTGACCGAGGGCGGCGACGGTCCTCTCACCGCTGTCGTCGGACAGTCGGTCCTCTTTGCGAAGCTCCAAGATCTCTTGGCCTGGGGACGGAAAAGTTCCCTCTGGCCGTTGAATTTTGGCTTGTCCTGTTGTTTTGTCGAAATGGCGACGAGTTTCACGAGTGTGTACGACGTGGCACGATTTGGTGCGGAAGTCGCGCGCGGTTCACCGCGGCAGGCTGATGTGTTGGTCGTCTCGGGAACGGTGTTTTTGAAGGTCGCCCCTGTGATCAAGCAGCTCTACGAGCAGATGCTGGAGCCGCGTTGGGTGATTTCGATGGGGTCCTGCTCGAACTCCGGCGGAATGTTCGACGCCTATTCGGTTGTGCAAGGGGTCGATAAATTCATCCCGGTGGACGTGTATATGCCGGGATGTCCCCCGCCGCCGCACGCGTTTATGGAATGCCTACTGCTCCTCCAGAACATGGTTGGATCTGAGCGTCGACCGTTGGGGTGGTGGTTCGGTCCGCAAGACGTTCAGAAACCCATCATGCCTTCGATGCGAGATGAAAAACGAGCGGAACGAATGAGTCAGCGAGAGTATCCAGGCGTAGACGTGCTTCCTCGGACGGATATTCTCTCCTCCCATTTTGCCGGACAACCAAACGGGCTCTCGAAGCCGAAGCCATGA
- the ndhC gene encoding NADH-quinone oxidoreductase subunit A has protein sequence MVDDAIWQICVYGLCVAVVIAVMLGVPPLLGERHWRKPERRSESATGVPYECGIRPTGNAQVRPPVQYYLIAMFFVIFDVEAAYLYAWAVAVPETGWLGFIEVAIFVSILLASLAYLWLTGALDWHAHAQRPRARHRQKPQLNQATELSNDRVA, from the coding sequence ATGGTAGATGATGCTATTTGGCAGATTTGCGTATACGGGCTCTGTGTTGCCGTGGTGATTGCCGTCATGTTGGGAGTTCCCCCACTGCTGGGGGAACGGCACTGGAGGAAACCTGAACGTCGATCTGAAAGCGCGACCGGCGTGCCGTATGAATGCGGGATTCGGCCAACCGGCAACGCTCAGGTTCGTCCGCCGGTCCAGTATTATTTGATCGCCATGTTTTTCGTCATCTTTGATGTGGAGGCGGCGTACCTCTATGCCTGGGCCGTTGCAGTCCCGGAAACCGGCTGGCTGGGCTTTATCGAGGTGGCGATCTTTGTCTCCATTCTTCTGGCATCGCTCGCCTACCTCTGGCTCACTGGGGCGCTCGATTGGCATGCTCACGCTCAGCGTCCGCGAGCCAGGCACCGGCAGAAACCGCAGTTGAACCAGGCAACGGAGCTCTCCAATGACCGAGTGGCGTAA
- a CDS encoding CBS domain-containing protein produces the protein MDVIATHSNADFDGLASMVAARKLYPGAKLVLPAGAQEAVRNFLSVHDLDLSKLKELDLTQITRLILVDTQEPSRIGTLTSCLENPAVEVVVFDHHIESDSVCDGRSKESVVDSVGATTTLLIEQLQRRHIPVTPFEATVMALGLYEETGSFTFASTTSREFEACAFLVEAGADLNTVSATLYTPLDPDAVALLNDFLEQGEVLYLEGRKVLVSTSTIDRCRGEAAGVVHRLAELQGVDAVLVAVMMDDRVEVIGRSRRPEIDVGWIAREFRGGGHAVAAAATVKGQTLSEVKEKIVQLLTTHYRPTLLAQDVMTHPVKAIEVDTTVAEAGQRMTTYGLNVFPILDEKDHYRGIVSRESIQKALFHRLGKMAVRDIMQTDAHTAQPETSFHEIETAMIERNQRCVPILKEAKVVGVITRTDLLRTLHDDVLKGARLKTLGPHEAESEIGGPRRNVRGLLQSRLPSRLVTLLEEAGQLADRNEVSLFVVGGCVRDLLLGIHNLDLDLVVEGDGIAFARKLGDVLQARVKVHERFGTAIVLLPDGFKLDVATARTEYYEYPTALPTVEHSSIKKDLYRRDFTINALAVRLNGKGFGDVLDFYGGQRDLNDKVIRVLHGLSFVEDPTRVFRAIRFEARFGFRLGKDTTALIAGAVKMNLFHRLSGHRLLEELKLLLSERGPRLAIKRLAEIGLLRFIHPKLTWSDRLEKLLNAIDEAVDWYRLLYLDRKMDVWLVYVMGFLEMLPESGVKDTLKRFPFSEQEATRLKMARVGCHHAIRRLASNRPLKPAEVYHLLSGLSDETLLILMAKSKGDAVKRHVSAFLMTYQHVKLDLTGTDLTAMGLKPGPQFKQILAQLLDARLNGDVRTDTEERQFVQRIVHAPKRTV, from the coding sequence ATGGATGTCATTGCCACGCACAGCAACGCTGACTTTGATGGTCTCGCGTCGATGGTGGCCGCACGGAAGCTCTATCCCGGAGCCAAGCTGGTCTTGCCGGCCGGAGCACAGGAAGCGGTTCGTAATTTTCTCTCCGTTCACGACCTTGACCTCAGCAAACTAAAAGAACTCGACCTTACCCAGATCACGCGACTCATCCTGGTCGATACCCAGGAACCGAGCCGGATCGGAACGCTCACATCCTGCCTCGAGAACCCAGCAGTGGAGGTCGTGGTTTTCGATCACCATATCGAATCAGATTCGGTCTGTGACGGACGGTCAAAAGAGTCCGTAGTGGACTCAGTGGGAGCCACGACGACGTTGCTCATCGAGCAGCTTCAGCGGCGGCACATCCCGGTGACTCCGTTTGAGGCGACGGTGATGGCTCTCGGTCTCTATGAAGAGACCGGCTCATTTACATTCGCCTCTACGACCAGCCGAGAATTCGAAGCCTGCGCGTTCCTTGTCGAAGCCGGTGCGGATTTGAATACGGTGTCGGCCACTCTCTACACGCCACTTGATCCGGATGCGGTTGCGCTGCTGAATGATTTCTTAGAACAGGGTGAGGTGCTCTACCTGGAAGGTCGGAAGGTTCTGGTGTCCACGAGCACGATCGATCGCTGTCGAGGCGAGGCGGCCGGTGTGGTGCATCGTCTCGCCGAATTACAAGGGGTCGATGCCGTTCTCGTGGCGGTCATGATGGACGATCGTGTGGAAGTGATCGGAAGGAGTCGCCGGCCAGAGATTGACGTCGGTTGGATCGCGCGGGAATTCAGAGGGGGAGGTCATGCCGTCGCCGCAGCGGCCACGGTCAAAGGGCAGACACTCTCAGAAGTCAAAGAGAAGATCGTTCAGCTGCTGACGACACACTATCGTCCGACGTTGCTGGCCCAGGATGTCATGACCCATCCGGTGAAGGCGATCGAAGTCGATACGACCGTCGCTGAAGCAGGACAGCGGATGACCACCTACGGTCTGAATGTCTTTCCGATTCTCGACGAGAAAGACCATTACAGGGGGATCGTCAGTCGAGAGTCGATTCAGAAAGCGTTGTTTCATAGGCTCGGCAAGATGGCGGTGCGTGACATTATGCAAACCGACGCCCATACGGCACAGCCGGAGACGTCATTTCATGAGATCGAAACGGCCATGATCGAGCGTAATCAGCGGTGTGTTCCGATCCTCAAAGAGGCGAAAGTCGTTGGCGTCATTACCCGGACGGATTTGTTGCGAACCTTACATGACGATGTGCTGAAGGGGGCCCGATTGAAGACGCTTGGTCCGCACGAGGCTGAGTCCGAGATCGGAGGGCCACGCCGTAACGTGAGAGGACTCTTGCAGAGCCGTTTGCCGTCTCGCCTCGTGACTTTGCTTGAGGAAGCCGGACAGTTAGCCGATCGCAACGAGGTATCATTATTCGTCGTCGGCGGCTGTGTCAGGGATTTGCTGCTCGGTATCCACAATCTCGATTTAGATCTTGTCGTCGAAGGTGATGGGATTGCGTTCGCTCGGAAGCTCGGAGACGTATTACAAGCTCGCGTGAAGGTGCATGAGCGATTCGGGACGGCGATCGTGCTGTTGCCGGATGGCTTCAAACTTGATGTGGCCACTGCGCGAACGGAGTACTACGAGTATCCCACGGCCTTGCCGACGGTGGAACATAGTTCAATCAAGAAAGATCTCTATCGGCGTGACTTCACGATCAATGCGTTGGCCGTTCGACTCAACGGGAAGGGGTTTGGCGACGTGCTGGACTTCTACGGCGGGCAGCGAGACTTGAATGATAAAGTGATCCGCGTCCTGCATGGACTCAGTTTCGTCGAAGACCCGACTCGCGTGTTCCGAGCGATCCGATTTGAAGCTCGATTCGGTTTTCGTCTGGGCAAGGACACCACCGCGTTAATTGCAGGCGCGGTCAAGATGAACCTCTTTCATCGACTGTCGGGTCATCGTCTCCTGGAAGAGCTGAAGTTGCTCCTCTCCGAGCGGGGGCCACGGCTGGCCATCAAACGGTTGGCGGAGATTGGATTGCTGCGATTCATTCATCCCAAGCTGACGTGGTCTGACCGGTTGGAGAAGCTCTTGAATGCGATCGATGAAGCGGTCGATTGGTACCGGCTGCTGTACTTGGACCGGAAGATGGACGTCTGGTTAGTCTACGTGATGGGTTTTCTGGAAATGCTGCCGGAAAGTGGTGTGAAAGACACGCTCAAGCGTTTTCCATTTTCCGAGCAGGAAGCCACCAGGCTGAAAATGGCGCGTGTCGGCTGTCATCACGCAATTCGCCGATTGGCATCGAACCGACCGCTCAAACCGGCAGAGGTGTATCATCTGTTATCGGGGCTATCCGACGAGACCTTGTTGATCCTCATGGCGAAAAGCAAAGGGGACGCCGTCAAGCGCCACGTCTCGGCATTTCTCATGACCTATCAGCACGTGAAACTCGACCTGACGGGGACCGATCTTACAGCCATGGGATTAAAACCCGGTCCGCAGTTCAAACAGATCCTTGCCCAACTACTTGACGCACGCCTGAATGGAGACGTGCGGACTGATACCGAAGAACGACAGTTCGTTCAGCGAATAGTGCATGCACCAAAGCGAACGGTTTGA
- a CDS encoding isoamylase early set domain-containing protein, protein MLLSGFWACTKPPVMKPSAPKPLAGAVRFTLLAPGATQVFLVGSFNGWAKEATPMTILNGALWSVTVPLKVGEYPFMYVIDGKQWITPPQAEDFVTDGFGQTNGVVIVR, encoded by the coding sequence ATGCTGCTGTCCGGCTTCTGGGCCTGTACCAAGCCGCCGGTGATGAAGCCGAGTGCGCCCAAGCCATTAGCGGGTGCCGTACGATTTACCTTACTTGCGCCTGGCGCCACACAAGTCTTTCTCGTCGGCTCTTTCAATGGTTGGGCCAAGGAGGCGACGCCCATGACGATCCTCAATGGCGCACTCTGGTCGGTTACTGTGCCGTTGAAGGTCGGGGAGTATCCCTTCATGTACGTGATCGACGGCAAACAGTGGATCACGCCGCCACAAGCTGAAGATTTTGTTACCGATGGATTCGGACAAACCAACGGAGTCGTGATCGTACGGTAA
- a CDS encoding isoamylase early set domain-containing protein has protein sequence MNEQELLIQRFLDDDLSPEERVAFLQAVDLDPALRRRWLNLEMVVAEAARLPKLSLSLKFLDELKSKIAPPELSWWERVWTVVTTPRTLEWNLAGGMAAACVVLVAVAGLLRVMPERVVEVPVTTVPAQTITAGTPQAAPQVFVRLVLLQPGARSVSVAGDFNGWNPANTPLERSDGGMWTATIPLKPGRYQYMFVIDGKQWIADPLATEEATDGFGSQNAVLDVDI, from the coding sequence ATGAACGAACAGGAACTCCTGATTCAGCGTTTCTTGGATGATGATCTCTCGCCAGAGGAACGGGTTGCTTTTTTGCAAGCTGTTGATCTTGACCCCGCGTTACGTCGGCGTTGGCTGAATCTGGAAATGGTCGTCGCTGAAGCAGCCCGCTTACCAAAGTTAAGCCTATCGTTGAAGTTCCTCGATGAGTTGAAGTCTAAAATTGCCCCACCGGAGCTGAGTTGGTGGGAGCGGGTGTGGACGGTTGTGACTACACCACGAACGCTGGAATGGAATCTCGCCGGGGGGATGGCGGCGGCCTGTGTTGTCTTGGTGGCAGTGGCGGGGCTGTTGAGGGTGATGCCGGAGCGAGTTGTGGAGGTGCCGGTCACGACGGTGCCAGCCCAGACGATCACTGCTGGGACACCACAAGCAGCACCACAGGTGTTTGTACGACTCGTCCTACTTCAACCCGGAGCACGATCGGTCTCTGTCGCCGGCGACTTCAATGGATGGAATCCAGCAAATACCCCTCTAGAACGGTCGGACGGTGGGATGTGGACCGCCACAATTCCGCTGAAGCCAGGGCGATACCAATATATGTTCGTCATCGATGGAAAACAATGGATTGCCGATCCGCTGGCGACTGAGGAAGCCACCGACGGATTTGGTTCACAGAATGCGGTGCTTGATGTCGATATCTAA
- a CDS encoding RNA polymerase sigma factor, producing the protein MPPDQQAIPDDAQLVARSLKQDHEAFGQLIDRHASAIVNLAYRMVGNRAEAEDLAQEAFLTAFKALPMFRADSKFSTWLYRIAANKCKDWLRAKRPGQGPYDVDADEVLDLYVAEERTPEELLSQQQVGQELEQAIQRLPPLYREAFVLKHVEGLSYEEMEEILGVSGDTLKMRVYKGRLQLSRDLTALNPAR; encoded by the coding sequence ATGCCACCGGACCAGCAGGCAATTCCCGATGATGCACAACTCGTCGCCCGTAGTCTCAAGCAGGATCATGAGGCTTTCGGACAACTGATTGATCGACATGCGTCCGCGATCGTCAATCTTGCCTATCGGATGGTGGGAAACCGGGCCGAGGCAGAGGATCTGGCCCAAGAAGCGTTTCTTACGGCCTTCAAGGCACTGCCGATGTTTCGTGCGGACTCAAAGTTTTCGACCTGGCTGTATCGAATCGCCGCCAACAAGTGCAAGGATTGGTTGCGGGCCAAGCGGCCAGGGCAAGGACCATATGATGTGGATGCCGACGAGGTGTTGGATCTTTATGTCGCTGAAGAACGGACCCCGGAAGAGTTATTGTCGCAACAACAGGTAGGCCAAGAGTTGGAACAGGCGATCCAACGATTGCCGCCTCTCTACCGGGAAGCTTTCGTGCTCAAGCACGTCGAAGGCCTCAGCTACGAGGAGATGGAAGAGATTCTGGGGGTGAGTGGTGACACGTTGAAAATGCGGGTGTATAAAGGGCGTCTTCAACTCAGTCGCGATCTGACGGCTTTGAACCCTGCGCGCTAG
- a CDS encoding transporter, with product MHRVTMIVMAATMGVIMGSWDEHVSAADPSDKRPQQATERNWQISFTPSYSHGNFGTNTTSEFIYAPFSIRRLFSKGDVSLVIPSVTAITDGRTTVVGNTAFRVDDNSGSNSGSGGGGGSDDNCRRDNSGSGNSNDVPCGTTTRIAGQKVTTTGIGDVILRGRYYLVEEQDYVPLIAVTARLKLPTANASQGLGTGEFDHGYGVEVSKLIGTSWLVFFDGGYNFIGDPNRADGSGTLGLRNQYWWDVGTGYYLTQDWLASVYFEEYRALRVGLPNARDVFFSSNYRLSPAWRLNGGVAVGLSNGAPDYVVSLGTSYRF from the coding sequence ATGCATAGGGTGACGATGATCGTGATGGCAGCGACCATGGGAGTGATCATGGGCTCGTGGGACGAGCATGTATCGGCGGCTGATCCATCTGATAAGCGGCCACAGCAGGCGACTGAGCGAAACTGGCAAATCAGTTTTACGCCAAGCTACAGCCACGGGAATTTCGGAACGAATACGACAAGCGAGTTTATCTATGCGCCCTTCTCAATCAGACGATTATTTTCAAAAGGAGATGTTTCACTGGTCATTCCTTCTGTGACTGCGATCACCGACGGACGCACGACCGTCGTGGGCAATACCGCATTTCGTGTTGATGATAACAGTGGAAGCAACAGCGGATCGGGTGGTGGCGGTGGGTCAGATGACAATTGCCGGAGAGATAACAGCGGTTCCGGTAACAGTAATGATGTGCCCTGCGGTACGACCACGCGAATTGCGGGACAGAAGGTGACGACCACGGGAATTGGTGATGTGATTCTGCGTGGGCGGTACTATCTCGTCGAAGAGCAGGACTATGTGCCGCTGATTGCGGTGACAGCCCGGTTGAAACTTCCTACAGCCAATGCGAGTCAGGGGTTGGGAACCGGCGAGTTTGATCACGGCTATGGAGTGGAGGTCTCCAAGCTTATTGGGACCAGCTGGCTGGTGTTTTTCGACGGGGGGTACAATTTTATCGGCGATCCGAATCGAGCGGATGGCTCCGGTACACTCGGTCTTCGCAACCAGTATTGGTGGGATGTAGGGACGGGGTATTACCTGACACAAGATTGGCTGGCTAGTGTCTACTTTGAGGAGTATCGGGCACTTCGAGTCGGTCTACCCAACGCCAGAGATGTATTTTTCTCGTCGAACTATCGACTATCGCCGGCTTGGCGGCTGAATGGTGGGGTTGCCGTCGGTCTCTCAAATGGCGCTCCAGACTATGTTGTCTCGCTCGGTACCAGCTATCGGTTCTAG
- a CDS encoding DUF6502 family protein has product MAHATPVRALSAATRQLLRPLVRILLRNNVSHRTFADLAKQVYVEVANAEFAIPGKKQTVSRIAILSGLTRKEVQQLLTLPSTSKSIVNEEYHRASRVISGWLRDPKYGDGKGHPRPLSMEGKGGSFSQLVKRYSGDIPVRALLDELMRVGAVKQLRDGRIGLVSRGYIPRNGTVPKLRVLGADTADLITTIDHNIYGKPSKPRFQRKLMYDNVPLEAVAEFRTLAAAESQELLEKLDRWLAHRDRDVNPVSKGTGRVRVGLGIYHFEEQEPAD; this is encoded by the coding sequence ATGGCTCACGCCACGCCCGTCCGCGCGCTGTCTGCTGCCACCCGTCAACTGCTACGGCCATTGGTCAGAATCCTTCTTCGAAATAATGTGTCTCATCGAACGTTTGCCGACTTGGCAAAGCAAGTCTATGTGGAGGTCGCCAACGCTGAGTTCGCAATCCCCGGAAAAAAGCAAACAGTATCCAGGATTGCGATCCTCAGCGGATTGACGCGAAAGGAAGTGCAACAGCTCTTGACGCTCCCATCCACTTCTAAATCCATCGTAAATGAAGAATACCATCGAGCTTCACGAGTGATCAGTGGTTGGCTGCGCGATCCAAAGTACGGAGATGGGAAGGGACACCCTCGTCCACTTTCCATGGAGGGAAAGGGAGGCTCATTCAGTCAGTTGGTCAAGCGCTATAGTGGAGATATTCCTGTGCGAGCATTGTTGGACGAACTCATGCGTGTCGGTGCCGTGAAACAATTGCGGGATGGGCGAATTGGTCTGGTCAGTCGTGGCTATATCCCGCGAAACGGGACCGTACCAAAATTGCGAGTGCTGGGTGCAGATACCGCCGACCTCATTACGACCATTGATCATAATATCTATGGGAAGCCCTCGAAACCACGGTTCCAACGCAAACTCATGTATGACAACGTCCCGCTCGAGGCCGTCGCGGAGTTTCGGACTCTCGCCGCCGCAGAAAGCCAGGAGCTCCTCGAGAAGCTTGATCGTTGGCTGGCCCATCGAGATCGCGATGTCAATCCAGTATCGAAGGGAACCGGCCGTGTCCGGGTCGGGCTCGGAATCTATCACTTCGAAGAGCAGGAACCAGCTGACTGA
- a CDS encoding DUF5666 domain-containing protein has translation MAEMRKKIDQNLLIALTLFVVLASCSPAPEVGGGIGGTGRLTSVASGPITGFGSVFVSGTEYETTDASMLIDGQPGNQGDLKEGMLVRVTATVTKRSGTNDPLLRMADTLVYEDTLEGFVQFVTPTGSHLVVLGQSVTITPTTLIDASIPGGTVRNLVPGRDLVEISGFVMGDGVIRATWIGLKTLDATTATPNYQVKGLITNHKADQRTFEVGTLTVEYRDAVVQQLPDPSHGWDGVMVDIVGKQVSPEPQNRLHLTATRVRLEELGASDSEDAVVEGFVTRVLSSGKFLLGNLQVVTNTETALQGGTSTDIFVGRHLEVHGRLVGGIMTATKLELEDADLHGVVTQVLAPDHFVLENVHVLTNAETILEGGTSDDIVVGVHLEVYGLVVDGTVTATKLEFERVTTLPGTSP, from the coding sequence ATGGCCGAAATGCGAAAGAAGATCGATCAGAATCTGCTTATCGCACTGACGCTGTTCGTCGTGCTGGCCTCGTGCAGCCCTGCTCCAGAGGTCGGTGGTGGTATCGGCGGAACTGGTCGCCTGACCTCCGTCGCCTCAGGCCCGATCACCGGCTTCGGCAGCGTATTTGTCTCTGGCACAGAGTATGAGACGACGGACGCCTCCATGCTGATCGACGGGCAACCTGGCAACCAGGGCGACCTCAAGGAAGGGATGCTGGTGCGCGTCACCGCCACGGTGACGAAACGGTCCGGCACCAACGACCCTCTACTACGGATGGCCGACACACTGGTGTATGAGGACACGCTGGAAGGATTCGTCCAATTCGTGACGCCGACGGGCTCCCATCTTGTGGTGCTCGGTCAGTCGGTCACGATTACACCAACCACGCTGATTGATGCCAGCATCCCCGGCGGCACGGTGCGGAATCTCGTGCCGGGTAGAGATCTCGTGGAGATCAGCGGGTTCGTCATGGGAGACGGCGTCATCAGGGCAACCTGGATCGGCTTAAAAACACTCGATGCGACCACCGCGACTCCGAATTATCAGGTGAAGGGACTCATCACCAATCACAAGGCCGATCAACGCACGTTCGAGGTTGGCACGCTGACCGTCGAGTACCGAGATGCGGTGGTACAGCAACTGCCTGATCCGTCTCACGGATGGGACGGTGTGATGGTGGATATCGTCGGCAAGCAGGTCTCACCTGAGCCTCAGAACCGTCTTCATCTCACGGCTACTCGCGTGCGGCTGGAAGAATTGGGGGCATCAGACAGTGAAGACGCCGTGGTAGAGGGATTTGTGACTCGGGTGCTTAGTTCCGGAAAGTTTTTGCTTGGCAACCTGCAAGTCGTGACAAATACCGAGACCGCCCTTCAAGGAGGCACCAGCACCGATATCTTCGTGGGGAGGCACCTCGAGGTGCATGGCCGGTTGGTCGGTGGGATCATGACCGCGACTAAACTGGAACTGGAAGATGCGGATCTTCACGGCGTCGTGACACAGGTGCTCGCTCCAGATCACTTTGTACTCGAAAATGTGCACGTGCTGACGAACGCCGAGACGATCCTCGAAGGAGGCACTAGTGACGACATCGTCGTGGGCGTTCACCTGGAGGTCTATGGCTTGGTGGTCGACGGCACCGTGACCGCCACGAAGCTGGAATTCGAACGCGTCACGACACTGCCGGGCACAAGCCCATAA